A genomic stretch from Falco cherrug isolate bFalChe1 chromosome 1, bFalChe1.pri, whole genome shotgun sequence includes:
- the CCNA2 gene encoding cyclin-A2 isoform X1, with translation MLAGQENQENVLPGGKAPPPAGPRVVLGLLRGAQQRSGQPPQVRRAGRAGAAVSGRAGPVEALTGRSPPQAARSGDEGPCAGRPSGGQQQQAFTIHVDEPDGERPRRRGGPTAQSEEAALGLRAAICTVGLRRPLAPLDNAMDISFDSPSKLDISISSEPEEKKPNVNNVPDYIGDIHMYLREMEVKCKPKMGYMKKQPDITNNMRAILVDWLVEVGEEYKLQNETLHLAVNYIDRFLSSMSVLRGKLQLVGTAAMLLASKFEEIYPPEVAEFVYITDDTYTKKQVLRMEHLILKVLSFDLAAPTINQFLTQYFLHKQTNGKVESLSMYLGELSLIDADPYLKYLPSVIAAAAFHLAGYTITGQTWPESLCEVTGYTLEDIKPCLMDLHQTYLKAAQHMQQSIREKYKSAKYYGVSLIDPPETLDLL, from the exons ATGCTGGCGGGGCAGGAGAACCAGGAGAACGTCCTCCCGGGCGGCAaggcgccgccgcccgccggcccccgggtggtgctggggctgctgcggggcgCCCAGCAGCGGtccgggcagccgccgcaggTGAGGAGGGccgggagggctggggcagctgtcagcgggcgggccgggccggtgGAGGCGCTGACGGGCCGCTCTCCCCCGCaggcggcgcggagcggcgaTGAGGGCCCCTGTGCGGGGCGGCCGAGcggcgggcagcagcagcaggcctTCACCATCCATGTCGACGAGCCGGACGGGgagcggccgcggcggcggggcggcccgaCGGCCCAGAGCGAGGAGGCGGCGCTGGGGCTGCGTGCGGCCATCTGCACCGTGGGGCTGCGGCGGCCGCTGGCGCCCCTGGACAACGCCATGGACATCAGCTTCG ATTCTCCAAGTAAATTGGATATTTCAATAAGCTCAgaaccagaagagaaaaagccaaATGTTAATAACGTGCCAGACTATATCGGCGATATCCATATGTACCTCAGGGAAATGGAG GTGAAATGCAAGCCTAAAATGGGTTACATGAAGAAACAACCTGATATCACAAACAACATGCGGGCTATTCTTGTGGACTGGCTGGTGGAAGTTGGAGAAGAATACAAATTACAGAATGAAACTCTGCACTTAGCTGTAAATTACATTGACAGGTTTCTTTCCTCAATGTCTGTTTTGAGAGGAAAACTCCAGCTTGTGGGTACTGCAGCTATGCTTCTTGCATC AAAATTTGAAGAAATCTACCCTCCTGAAGTAGCAGAGTTTGTTTACATCACAGATGACACCTATACCAAGAAGCAGGTTCTAAGGATGGAGCACTTAATTTTGAAGGTTTTGTCATTTGATTTGGCAGCTCCAACAATCAACCAGTTCCTCACTCAGTATTTCCTACACAAGCAGACAAATGGTAAAGTGGAGAGCCTATCAATG TACCTTGGGGAGCTGAGTCTCATTGATGCTGATCCTTACCTGAAATACTTGCCATCAGTTATTGCTGCTGCAGCGTTTCACCTAGCAGGCTATACGATCACTGGACAAACTTGG CCCGAATCCCTGTGTGAAGTAACAGGCTACACCCTTGAAGACATCAAGCCTTGCCTCATGGACCTACACCAGACCTACctcaaagcagcacagcacatgcAACAGTCCATAAGGGAGAAGTACAAGAGTGCAAA GTACTATGGAGTATCGCTTATTGACCCACCAGAGACACTAGACTTATTGTAA
- the CCNA2 gene encoding cyclin-A2 isoform X2 — protein sequence MLAGQENQENVLPGGKAPPPAGPRVVLGLLRGAQQRSGQPPQAARSGDEGPCAGRPSGGQQQQAFTIHVDEPDGERPRRRGGPTAQSEEAALGLRAAICTVGLRRPLAPLDNAMDISFDSPSKLDISISSEPEEKKPNVNNVPDYIGDIHMYLREMEVKCKPKMGYMKKQPDITNNMRAILVDWLVEVGEEYKLQNETLHLAVNYIDRFLSSMSVLRGKLQLVGTAAMLLASKFEEIYPPEVAEFVYITDDTYTKKQVLRMEHLILKVLSFDLAAPTINQFLTQYFLHKQTNGKVESLSMYLGELSLIDADPYLKYLPSVIAAAAFHLAGYTITGQTWPESLCEVTGYTLEDIKPCLMDLHQTYLKAAQHMQQSIREKYKSAKYYGVSLIDPPETLDLL from the exons ATGCTGGCGGGGCAGGAGAACCAGGAGAACGTCCTCCCGGGCGGCAaggcgccgccgcccgccggcccccgggtggtgctggggctgctgcggggcgCCCAGCAGCGGtccgggcagccgccgcag gcggcgcggagcggcgaTGAGGGCCCCTGTGCGGGGCGGCCGAGcggcgggcagcagcagcaggcctTCACCATCCATGTCGACGAGCCGGACGGGgagcggccgcggcggcggggcggcccgaCGGCCCAGAGCGAGGAGGCGGCGCTGGGGCTGCGTGCGGCCATCTGCACCGTGGGGCTGCGGCGGCCGCTGGCGCCCCTGGACAACGCCATGGACATCAGCTTCG ATTCTCCAAGTAAATTGGATATTTCAATAAGCTCAgaaccagaagagaaaaagccaaATGTTAATAACGTGCCAGACTATATCGGCGATATCCATATGTACCTCAGGGAAATGGAG GTGAAATGCAAGCCTAAAATGGGTTACATGAAGAAACAACCTGATATCACAAACAACATGCGGGCTATTCTTGTGGACTGGCTGGTGGAAGTTGGAGAAGAATACAAATTACAGAATGAAACTCTGCACTTAGCTGTAAATTACATTGACAGGTTTCTTTCCTCAATGTCTGTTTTGAGAGGAAAACTCCAGCTTGTGGGTACTGCAGCTATGCTTCTTGCATC AAAATTTGAAGAAATCTACCCTCCTGAAGTAGCAGAGTTTGTTTACATCACAGATGACACCTATACCAAGAAGCAGGTTCTAAGGATGGAGCACTTAATTTTGAAGGTTTTGTCATTTGATTTGGCAGCTCCAACAATCAACCAGTTCCTCACTCAGTATTTCCTACACAAGCAGACAAATGGTAAAGTGGAGAGCCTATCAATG TACCTTGGGGAGCTGAGTCTCATTGATGCTGATCCTTACCTGAAATACTTGCCATCAGTTATTGCTGCTGCAGCGTTTCACCTAGCAGGCTATACGATCACTGGACAAACTTGG CCCGAATCCCTGTGTGAAGTAACAGGCTACACCCTTGAAGACATCAAGCCTTGCCTCATGGACCTACACCAGACCTACctcaaagcagcacagcacatgcAACAGTCCATAAGGGAGAAGTACAAGAGTGCAAA GTACTATGGAGTATCGCTTATTGACCCACCAGAGACACTAGACTTATTGTAA
- the EXOSC9 gene encoding exosome complex component RRP45: MKATPLSNCERRFLLRAIEERKRLDGRQCYDYRNVRVSFGADRGCCIVELGKTRVLAQVSCELVPPKLNRPTEGILFFNLELSPMAAPGFEPGRQTELLVKLNRLIERCLRNSKCIDTESLCVVAGEKVWQIRLDLHLLNHDGNIIDAASIAGIVALCHFRRPDVSVQGEEVTVFTPEERDPVPLSIHHMPICVSFAFFQQGTYLVVDPSEREERVMDGLLVIAMNKHREICTIQSSGGIMLVKDQVLRCSKITAVKVAEITELIQKALENDRKVRKEGGKFGFAESIPNQKITTFKMESAAVDTNNVEEQAEEIITKADPPSEVFAKPILHTPGTAQIGEGIENSWGDLEESEREEAVEEEGESEATAFEVQKMETEDTSTLREAEKDEPIVLSDSEEEEVIILEPQELPTKARPQANLKQENTSKKAFNKRRRKKRAVR; this comes from the exons ATGAAGGCGACGCCGCTCTCCAACTGCGAGCGGCGCTTCCTGCTGCGCGCCATCGAGGAGCGGAAG CGGCTGGACGGGCGGCAGTGCTATGACTACCGGAACGTCCGCGTCTCCTTCGGCGCCGACCGCGGCTGCTGCATCGTGGAGCTGGGCAAGACCAG GGTTCTTGCGCAAGTCTCCTGTGAGCTTGTACCCCCCAAGCTAAACCGGCCTACGGAAGGTATACTTTTCTTTAACCTTGAGCTTTCCCCAATGGCTGCACCTGGTTTTGAGCCTGGCAG GCAAACCGAGTTACTGGTGAAACTGAACAGACTAATAGAACGATGCCTGAGAAATTCCAAATGTATAGATACTGAATCTCTCTGCGTTGTTGCTGGTGAAAAG GTTTGGCAAATTCGTCTGGACTTGCACCTGTTAAATCACGATGGTAACATTATTGATGCTGCCAGCATAGCAGGAATCGTAGCTCTGTGTCATTTTCGCAGACCAGATGTGTCTGTGCAGGGAGAGGAAGTGACTGTG ttcaCTCCTGAGGAACGTGATCCCGTCCCTCTAAGTATCCACCACATGCCTATTTGTGTCAGTTTCGCCTTCTTCCAGCAAGG GACCTATTTAGTGGTGGATCCAAGTGAACGTGAGGAGCGTGTAATGGATGGCCTCCTTGTAATTGCCATGAATAAACATCGTGAAATTTGTACCATCCAGTCCAGTGGAGGGATTATGCTGGTAAAGGATCAG GTTTTGAGATGCAGTAAAATAACGGCTGTTAAGGTTGCGGAAATCACAGAACTAATTCAAAAAGCCTTGGAGAATGACAGGAAAGTTAG GAAAGAAGGTGGGAAGTTTGGCTTTGCAGAATCTATACCGAACCAAAAGATCACGACCTTCAAAATGGAAAGTGCTGCCGTTGATACCAACAACGTGGAAGAACAAGCAGAGGAAATCATCACTAAAGCTGACCCTCCTTCAGAAGT TTTTGCCAAACCGATATTGCACACTCCTGGAACAGCCCAAATTGGAGAAGGAATAGAGAACTCCTGGGGGGACCTTGAAGAATCTGAGAGGGAAGAAGCAGTGGAAGAGGAAGGTGAAAGTGAGGCTACTGCTTTTGAAGTTCAGAAGATGGAAACTGAGGATACAAGTACATTGAGGGAAGCTGAGAAGG ATGAACCTATTGTACTGTCCGACAGTGAAGAGGAGGAAGTTATCATTCTGGAGCCACAGGAGCTGCCAACAAAAGCAAG ACCACAGGCCAacttgaaacaagaaaatacaagtaagaaagcatttaacaaaaggagaagaaagaagagagctGTTCGTTGA